From a single Apium graveolens cultivar Ventura chromosome 2, ASM990537v1, whole genome shotgun sequence genomic region:
- the LOC141706261 gene encoding putative L-ascorbate peroxidase 7, chloroplastic, with the protein MTAHCNIISNIQVRLGWHDASTCNNNIEEWPQRGGANRSLRFEIEQKHAANAGLVNVVKLLQPIKDKYPGVTYADLFQLASATAADVLS; encoded by the exons ATGACTGCCCATTGCAACATTATTTCAAATATACAG GTCCGTCTGGGATGGCACGATGCTAGCACTTGCAACAATAATATTGAAGAGTGGCCACAGAGAGGTGGAGCTAATAGAAGTTTAAGATTTGAAATAGAACAAAAACATGCGGCTAATGCTG GGCTTGTCAATGTTGTCAAGCTACTGCAGCCTATCAAAGACAAGTATCCAGGTGTGACCTATGCAGACCTATTCCAGTTGGCTAGTGCTACTGCTGCGGAT GTTTTAAGTTAA